In one Pseudomonas sp. Bout1 genomic region, the following are encoded:
- a CDS encoding bifunctional diguanylate cyclase/phosphodiesterase — MTMTEQLYALGSILAQGSLHSLFQPIISLSERRVVGYEALSRGPSNSPLHSPVALFSVARHAGRLSELEMVCRESACRRFSDQKLPGKLFLNVSPESLLETAHQPGRTLQLLSDFGIPPSQVVIELTEQTPTDDFQLLQTALHHYRAMGFSIALDDLGAGYSSLRLWSELRPDYVKIDRHFIDGIHQDALKREFVGSILQIAKASRAQVIAEGIELPEELAVLTEMGVDLVQGYLLCRPQEHPPQEARLMLPKPDNANVALNDEGSDLSALLNEHPAVGQHTATAQVLEAFRRQANLNSLAVLDERGQPIGIVHRHSLSDALLKPFATDLFARKPISRLMNDDFLAVELSQSLQQVSRLLTSRARQRIEEDFIITLNGDYLGLGRVIDVLKLITELKIQQARYANPLTLLPGNVPIQQCLTRLLQQQRESVICYVDIDSFKPFNDIYGYGRGDEVLLCLAQCLNDRVDPSRDFVGHIGGDDFLLVLGPQDWRKRLNQLLDDFHTQCRRFYRSEHLEAGCFVALNRQGVRQEFALLSLSIGVVHLYPQACGQLDASQLAELASQAKHHAKNVAGYSIHVIDSLQLEEPQPL; from the coding sequence ATGACCATGACCGAACAGCTGTATGCATTGGGCTCAATCCTGGCTCAAGGCAGTTTGCACAGTCTGTTCCAACCGATCATTTCCCTGTCCGAACGGCGCGTCGTCGGCTACGAAGCCCTCAGCCGCGGCCCGTCCAACAGCCCGCTGCACTCCCCTGTCGCACTGTTCTCCGTGGCCCGTCACGCCGGGCGCCTCAGTGAGCTGGAGATGGTCTGCCGGGAAAGTGCCTGCCGGCGCTTCAGCGACCAGAAACTACCGGGCAAACTGTTCCTCAACGTCTCACCCGAATCCCTGCTGGAAACCGCCCACCAGCCCGGCCGTACCCTGCAACTGCTCAGCGACTTCGGCATTCCGCCCAGCCAGGTGGTGATCGAACTGACCGAGCAAACTCCGACCGACGATTTTCAACTGTTGCAAACCGCGCTGCATCATTACCGCGCGATGGGGTTTTCGATTGCCCTGGACGACCTGGGTGCCGGCTATTCCAGCCTGCGGCTGTGGTCGGAATTGCGCCCGGACTACGTGAAGATCGATCGACATTTTATCGACGGCATTCACCAGGACGCCCTCAAGCGCGAGTTTGTCGGCTCCATCTTGCAAATCGCCAAGGCCTCCCGGGCCCAAGTCATCGCCGAAGGCATCGAGTTACCGGAAGAGTTGGCGGTGCTCACAGAGATGGGCGTAGACCTTGTGCAGGGCTACCTGCTCTGCCGCCCCCAGGAACACCCGCCGCAGGAAGCGCGGTTGATGCTGCCCAAGCCGGACAACGCCAACGTGGCGCTGAACGATGAAGGCAGCGACCTCAGCGCCCTGCTCAATGAACACCCTGCCGTGGGCCAGCACACCGCCACGGCGCAGGTGCTGGAAGCCTTCCGCCGCCAGGCCAACCTCAACTCCCTGGCGGTACTGGACGAACGTGGCCAGCCGATTGGCATCGTGCACCGGCATTCGCTGTCGGACGCGCTGCTGAAGCCATTCGCCACCGACCTGTTTGCCCGCAAGCCCATCAGCCGCTTGATGAACGATGACTTCCTCGCCGTGGAATTAAGCCAGTCCCTGCAGCAAGTCAGCCGCCTGCTCACCAGCCGCGCGCGCCAGCGGATCGAGGAGGATTTCATCATCACCCTCAATGGCGATTATTTGGGGCTGGGCCGGGTGATCGATGTGCTCAAGCTGATTACCGAGCTGAAAATCCAGCAGGCGCGTTATGCCAACCCGCTCACCTTGTTACCGGGCAACGTACCGATCCAGCAGTGCCTGACACGGCTGTTGCAGCAACAGCGGGAGTCGGTGATCTGCTACGTGGATATCGACAGCTTCAAGCCGTTCAACGATATCTACGGTTATGGCCGGGGCGATGAAGTGCTGCTGTGCCTGGCGCAGTGCCTGAACGACCGGGTAGACCCCAGCCGCGATTTTGTCGGGCACATCGGCGGTGATGATTTTTTACTGGTACTGGGGCCACAGGATTGGCGCAAGCGGCTCAACCAGTTGCTGGACGATTTCCACACCCAGTGCCGGCGTTTTTATCGCAGCGAGCACTTGGAAGCGGGTTGTTTTGTCGCGCTGAACCGCCAGGGTGTGCGCCAGGAGTTTGCGCTGTTGTCGCTGTCCATCGGCGTGGTGCATTTATATCCACAGGCCTGTGGACAACTCGATGCCAGCCAGTTGGCGGAACTGGCATCACAAGCCAAGCACCACGCGAAGAACGTGGCGGGCTACAGCATTCATGTGATCGACAGTCTGCAACTGGAAGAGCCACAACCCCTGTAG
- a CDS encoding helix-turn-helix transcriptional regulator, translated as MDIQIIRKDGEPEYAVLPWAQYQALLKAAGQQQPTPPASSTSQTAAEPDLRPLEQLRSLREAKGLAIEALARTVGISPSYLGLIESGERQPDAAIRRSLAWELGVAGWRDET; from the coding sequence ATGGATATTCAGATAATTAGAAAGGATGGCGAACCCGAATATGCGGTTCTGCCATGGGCGCAGTACCAGGCGCTGTTAAAAGCCGCCGGTCAGCAACAGCCAACACCTCCTGCTTCATCCACTAGCCAAACCGCTGCCGAACCGGACCTGCGCCCCCTGGAGCAACTGCGCAGCCTGCGCGAGGCCAAGGGCCTGGCCATTGAGGCGCTGGCGCGCACAGTGGGCATCAGCCCCTCTTACCTGGGCCTGATCGAAAGCGGTGAACGTCAGCCGGACGCGGCCATCCGTCGTAGCTTGGCTTGGGAACTGGGCGTTGCAGGTTGGAGGGACGAAACGTGA
- a CDS encoding YkvA family protein — MKAPFNFTRFLPMAARLLGRGRLPTLLFAVAAKGSSQGNRLGKLKDDLKLLQALCLAYWRGEYRAISPKALISVVAGLMYFLSPIDAIPDFIPVFGMLDDIAVLAWVMKTLDGELSAFRAWRERQRPEKLAVVERLPATPQLLEQENPKKS; from the coding sequence ATGAAAGCACCGTTCAATTTCACCCGTTTCCTGCCAATGGCCGCTCGCCTGCTGGGACGTGGGCGTCTGCCCACACTGCTATTCGCGGTAGCAGCCAAAGGGTCGAGCCAGGGCAACCGGCTGGGCAAGCTCAAGGACGACCTCAAGCTGCTCCAGGCCCTGTGCCTGGCCTACTGGCGCGGTGAGTACCGGGCCATCAGCCCCAAGGCACTGATTTCCGTGGTGGCGGGTTTGATGTACTTCCTGAGTCCGATTGATGCGATCCCGGACTTTATCCCGGTGTTCGGCATGCTCGACGACATAGCCGTGCTGGCATGGGTCATGAAGACCCTGGACGGCGAGTTGAGTGCGTTTCGCGCGTGGCGTGAGCGTCAGCGCCCCGAGAAGCTCGCCGTGGTTGAGCGCCTGCCAGCGACGCCGCAGTTGCTTGAGCAGGAAAATCCGAAAAAAAGCTGA
- a CDS encoding FKBP-type peptidyl-prolyl cis-trans isomerase, producing MKQHRLAAAVALVSLVLAGCDSQTSVELKTPAQKASYGIGLNMGKSLAQEGMDDLDSKAVAQGIEDAVGKKEQKLKDDELVEAFAALQKRAEERMTKMSEESATAGKKFLEENAKKDGVVTTASGLQYKIVKKADGAQPKPTDVVTVHYTGKLTNGTTFDSSVDRGSPIDLPVSGVIPGWVEGLQLMHVGEKVELYIPSDLAYGAQSPSPAIPANSVLVFDLELLAIKDPSKAEAPDAPAAPAAKK from the coding sequence ATGAAACAGCATCGGTTGGCGGCGGCGGTGGCCCTGGTTAGCCTGGTACTTGCGGGTTGTGATTCGCAAACCAGCGTAGAGCTGAAAACCCCGGCGCAAAAAGCTTCCTACGGTATCGGCCTGAACATGGGCAAAAGCCTTGCTCAAGAAGGCATGGATGACCTGGACTCCAAAGCGGTAGCCCAAGGCATCGAAGATGCTGTCGGCAAGAAAGAACAGAAGCTGAAAGACGACGAGCTGGTCGAAGCCTTCGCCGCACTGCAAAAACGTGCTGAAGAGCGTATGACCAAGATGAGCGAAGAGTCGGCAACTGCCGGCAAGAAATTCCTCGAAGAAAACGCCAAGAAAGACGGCGTTGTCACCACCGCTTCCGGTCTGCAGTACAAGATCGTGAAGAAAGCGGACGGTGCTCAACCCAAGCCTACCGACGTAGTGACTGTTCACTACACCGGCAAGCTCACCAACGGCACTACCTTTGACAGCTCCGTGGATCGCGGCAGCCCGATTGACCTGCCGGTCAGCGGCGTGATTCCAGGTTGGGTCGAAGGCCTGCAACTGATGCACGTTGGCGAGAAGGTCGAGTTGTACATCCCGTCTGACCTGGCCTACGGTGCCCAGAGCCCGAGCCCGGCGATTCCAGCCAACTCCGTGCTGGTATTCGACCTGGAACTGCTGGCCATCAAGGATCCGTCCAAGGCTGAAGCGCCTGACGCACCCGCAGCACCAGCTGCCAAGAAGTAA
- a CDS encoding di-heme-cytochrome C peroxidase has translation MRIFFRVLLMTLVLLGLVLAVVLYYVANPKLAVYVPVERVHYQDQWSAADRQTYYFTPQGTQVKGLHYDWFTALELPFSEQRFATPEYLARFGFLVDPKQVPTAQNPGNLPVGFARHKNSGSNDEFLDITCAACHTGQLNFKGQGLRIDGGPAQHVLPSSVPTLRGGSFGQAMVASLVSTYYNPWKFERFARTVLGHDYDDQNAAQLRQDFKKSLNNFLKVAWNDTHRGLYPTEEGPGRTDAFGRIANASFGDAISPANYRVANAPVDYPHLWDIWTFDWVQWNGSAQQPMARNIGEALGVGATLDFFDDAGQPLKGDARYPSSLRVRDLNTLEETLQRLKPPTWPEDLFGTIDKPLAAQGRALFSENCAGCHVPAVSQVDGRPVRQLKMLPVEVIGTDPTAANNIADHRFDLSALQWDPVELAKMNVQLHPTPTEPLDLRSISSAKGLAYITAFVEEHAYRAAGVTPAERLHLDGFGLPIGVRELRAYKARPLAGVWATPPFLHNGSVPTIYQLLSPQDERSPTFYKGTFEYDPRHLGYQTAAFPNAFLFDTRITGNHNSGHEFRAGQRGNGVIGRGLLPQERWALLEYLKVLGGPLEQQLP, from the coding sequence TTGCGCATTTTTTTCCGTGTTTTGCTGATGACTTTAGTTTTGCTGGGCCTTGTCCTGGCGGTGGTGCTCTATTACGTGGCGAACCCGAAGCTGGCGGTTTACGTGCCGGTGGAACGGGTGCACTACCAGGATCAATGGAGCGCCGCAGATCGCCAGACGTATTACTTCACGCCCCAGGGCACCCAGGTCAAAGGCCTGCACTATGACTGGTTCACCGCATTGGAACTGCCGTTTTCCGAGCAGCGTTTCGCCACGCCCGAGTACCTGGCACGCTTCGGTTTCTTGGTAGACCCCAAACAGGTACCCACCGCGCAAAACCCCGGCAACCTGCCGGTGGGTTTCGCCCGGCATAAAAACTCTGGCAGCAACGACGAGTTCCTCGACATCACCTGCGCCGCGTGCCACACCGGCCAATTGAACTTCAAAGGCCAGGGCCTGCGTATCGACGGAGGCCCGGCGCAGCATGTATTGCCGTCCAGCGTACCGACCCTGCGCGGCGGCAGCTTCGGCCAGGCAATGGTCGCCAGCCTAGTCTCCACTTACTACAACCCGTGGAAATTCGAGCGCTTTGCCCGCACCGTCCTCGGACATGACTACGACGACCAGAACGCCGCGCAACTGCGCCAGGACTTCAAAAAGTCCCTGAACAACTTCCTGAAAGTCGCCTGGAACGACACCCACCGCGGGCTCTACCCCACCGAAGAAGGCCCGGGCCGCACCGACGCCTTTGGCCGCATCGCCAACGCCAGCTTCGGCGACGCCATTTCGCCCGCCAACTACCGCGTCGCCAATGCCCCGGTGGACTACCCACACCTGTGGGACATCTGGACCTTCGACTGGGTGCAGTGGAACGGCTCGGCCCAGCAACCCATGGCCCGCAATATTGGTGAAGCACTGGGCGTCGGCGCTACCCTGGACTTCTTCGACGACGCTGGCCAGCCGCTCAAGGGCGACGCACGCTATCCGTCCAGCTTACGGGTTCGCGACCTGAACACGCTCGAAGAAACCTTGCAACGGCTCAAGCCGCCCACCTGGCCGGAAGACCTGTTCGGCACCATCGACAAACCGCTCGCGGCCCAAGGCCGCGCACTGTTCAGCGAAAACTGCGCCGGTTGCCACGTGCCGGCGGTGTCCCAGGTCGACGGCCGCCCGGTGCGGCAACTGAAAATGCTCCCGGTTGAGGTGATCGGCACCGACCCCACTGCCGCCAACAATATCGCGGACCACCGCTTCGACCTGAGCGCCCTGCAATGGGACCCGGTGGAGCTGGCAAAAATGAACGTCCAACTGCATCCCACACCCACCGAACCGCTGGACCTGCGCAGTATTTCTTCAGCCAAAGGCCTGGCCTACATCACCGCCTTTGTCGAAGAGCACGCCTACCGTGCCGCCGGCGTAACCCCCGCCGAACGTCTGCACCTGGACGGCTTCGGCCTGCCCATTGGCGTACGCGAACTGCGCGCCTACAAGGCACGGCCACTGGCCGGGGTGTGGGCGACACCGCCATTCCTGCACAACGGTTCGGTGCCGACGATCTACCAACTACTCTCGCCCCAGGACGAACGCAGCCCGACCTTCTATAAAGGCACCTTCGAATACGACCCGCGCCACCTGGGCTATCAAACCGCAGCGTTCCCCAACGCCTTCCTGTTCGATACGCGCATCACCGGCAACCACAACAGCGGCCACGAATTCCGTGCTGGCCAACGTGGCAACGGGGTGATTGGCCGAGGCTTGCTGCCCCAGGAGCGCTGGGCGCTGCTGGAATATTTGAAAGTGCTGGGCGGCCCGCTGGAACAACAACTGCCCTGA
- a CDS encoding catalase family protein — protein MLARLWLRLGAFLGKTVLWLVGLGLLGWLLSTLWFAWQHSGPVSPDEQIPPGEAAMTQGIIQTAVRIVDQHREGTRYLRDAHAKAHGCVKAEVSVLPDLEPALRQGVFTEPGKTWQAMMRLSNGNAYPQFDSIRDARGMAIKLLDVPGKQLLADQQTRGEQDFVMFSHPNFFVSDVAEYAQNVSAQADGKQVMAFFPGMDPRSWQVRHLFIALATLAPPPVSPAQTTYFSVSPYKFGAANAKFRVVPDPQSCPEYVLPKQNHDLPNFLRSALNQQLSTDRVPACFVLQVQRQNPQKFMPIEDTSVEWKESDAPFETVARVVIAAQDFDTPALNLACDNQSFNPWFGVEAHRPIGGINRLRKAVYEAVSDYRHSRNL, from the coding sequence ATGCTCGCTCGACTTTGGCTGCGCCTCGGCGCGTTTCTCGGCAAGACCGTGTTGTGGCTGGTAGGCCTGGGGCTGCTGGGCTGGTTGCTGTCGACCTTGTGGTTCGCTTGGCAGCACAGCGGCCCGGTCTCACCGGATGAACAGATTCCGCCGGGGGAAGCGGCCATGACCCAGGGCATCATCCAGACCGCAGTGCGCATCGTTGATCAACACCGCGAAGGCACCCGCTACCTGCGGGACGCGCACGCCAAGGCTCATGGTTGTGTGAAGGCCGAAGTCAGCGTGCTGCCGGACCTCGAGCCGGCCCTGCGCCAGGGCGTGTTCACCGAGCCGGGCAAGACCTGGCAGGCGATGATGCGGCTGTCCAATGGCAATGCGTATCCGCAGTTCGACAGTATCCGGGATGCCCGGGGCATGGCGATCAAGTTGCTGGACGTGCCGGGCAAGCAGTTGCTGGCGGACCAGCAGACGCGGGGGGAGCAGGATTTTGTGATGTTCAGCCATCCGAACTTTTTTGTCAGTGACGTGGCGGAGTATGCGCAGAACGTTTCGGCGCAGGCGGATGGCAAGCAGGTCATGGCGTTTTTCCCCGGAATGGATCCGCGCAGTTGGCAGGTGCGGCATCTGTTTATCGCGTTGGCGACGTTGGCGCCGCCGCCGGTGAGCCCCGCGCAGACGACTTACTTTTCGGTGTCGCCGTATAAGTTTGGGGCGGCTAACGCCAAGTTTCGTGTAGTGCCCGACCCACAGAGTTGCCCAGAGTATGTGCTGCCCAAGCAGAACCACGACCTGCCGAATTTTTTGCGCAGTGCGTTGAATCAGCAACTGTCGACTGACCGGGTGCCGGCGTGTTTTGTGTTGCAGGTTCAGCGGCAGAATCCGCAGAAGTTTATGCCGATCGAGGACACCAGCGTTGAATGGAAAGAGAGTGATGCGCCGTTTGAGACCGTGGCCAGGGTGGTGATTGCGGCGCAGGATTTTGATACGCCGGCGTTGAATCTGGCTTGTGATAATCAGTCGTTTAACCCGTGGTTCGGGGTGGAGGCGCATCGGCCGATTGGGGGGATTAATCGCTTGCGCAAGGCGGTGTATGAGGCGGTCAGTGATTACCGGCATAGCCGGAATTTGTAG
- the kdpF gene encoding K(+)-transporting ATPase subunit F, whose product MLTLNFIYIASGLCAVGLFAYLGYALIRAEKF is encoded by the coding sequence GTGCTCACACTCAACTTCATCTATATCGCCAGCGGCTTATGCGCCGTCGGGCTGTTCGCTTATCTGGGCTACGCCCTCATTCGCGCCGAAAAATTCTAG
- the kdpA gene encoding potassium-transporting ATPase subunit KdpA, whose protein sequence is MLSTLLEFALVLGLMTGLAVLMGKWLTRVFTGPHHALPERYTYRLLGIDPQEPMGWARYGSALLLSNAAMMLLGYLILRLQAVMPINPLGLAAQTPDLAFNTAASFITNTNWQAYSGETSLSNFSQMAVITFLMFVGATSGVVAAAGFIRGLSRSSSADIGNFWVDFTRTLYRVMLPLCVGMALVYVWQGMPQTFASQALATTLEGAQQQLIVGAVASFESIKHIGTNGGGFFSMNAAHPFENPTPLTNALHILSMLLIPSALTYTFGSMLLQRRQGWVFFGTFLVMFIGFLALVYGAEQNGNPLLTQAGANQALSIEQSGGNMEGKELRFGIADSSLFIATTTAATTGSVNAMHDSLTPMGGFVPLAQMMLNCVFGGDGVGFINLIQYALLTVFLVGMMIGRSPEFLGKKIEAREMKLVMLSVLAHPISILGFTALAALWPDTMASLNNLGPHGFSEVLYAYTSGTANNGSAFAGLNANTPFFNTTIGLAMLVGRFFTMLPMLAVAGSLAMKKTVPAGAGTIPTATPLFMVLVVFVVLVVGGLTFLPALALGPLVEQLQLLSGQTYN, encoded by the coding sequence ATGCTAAGCACTTTGCTGGAATTTGCGCTGGTCCTGGGGTTGATGACCGGGCTCGCCGTGCTGATGGGCAAGTGGCTGACCCGGGTGTTTACCGGACCCCACCACGCCCTGCCAGAACGCTATACCTATCGCCTGCTGGGCATCGACCCGCAGGAACCCATGGGCTGGGCCCGCTACGGTTCAGCCCTGCTGCTATCCAACGCGGCAATGATGCTGCTCGGCTACCTCATCCTGCGATTGCAGGCCGTCATGCCGATCAACCCGCTGGGGCTCGCCGCGCAAACCCCCGACCTGGCGTTCAACACCGCCGCCTCCTTTATTACCAACACCAACTGGCAGGCGTACTCGGGCGAGACCAGCCTGTCGAACTTCAGCCAGATGGCGGTGATCACCTTCCTGATGTTTGTCGGTGCCACCTCGGGCGTGGTCGCGGCTGCCGGTTTTATCCGTGGTTTGAGCCGCTCGAGCTCGGCGGATATCGGTAATTTCTGGGTCGACTTCACCCGCACTCTGTACCGCGTGATGCTGCCGCTGTGCGTGGGCATGGCCCTGGTTTACGTGTGGCAAGGCATGCCGCAGACCTTCGCCTCGCAAGCCCTGGCGACAACGCTTGAAGGCGCGCAGCAACAGTTGATTGTCGGCGCCGTGGCGAGCTTTGAATCGATCAAGCATATCGGCACCAATGGCGGCGGTTTCTTCAGCATGAACGCCGCGCACCCGTTCGAAAACCCCACACCGCTGACCAATGCCCTGCACATCCTCAGCATGTTGCTGATCCCGTCTGCGCTGACCTACACCTTCGGCAGCATGCTGCTGCAACGCCGTCAGGGCTGGGTGTTTTTCGGCACCTTCCTGGTGATGTTCATCGGTTTCCTCGCGCTGGTGTATGGCGCCGAGCAAAACGGCAACCCGCTGCTGACCCAGGCCGGTGCCAACCAGGCGCTGTCCATCGAGCAAAGCGGCGGCAATATGGAAGGCAAGGAGCTGCGTTTCGGGATTGCCGACAGCAGCCTGTTTATCGCCACTACCACCGCGGCCACTACCGGTTCGGTCAATGCGATGCACGACTCGTTGACCCCCATGGGCGGCTTCGTGCCCCTGGCGCAGATGATGCTCAACTGTGTGTTCGGCGGCGACGGCGTGGGCTTTATCAACCTGATCCAGTACGCGCTGCTGACGGTGTTTCTGGTGGGCATGATGATCGGCCGCAGCCCGGAGTTCCTCGGCAAGAAAATCGAGGCCCGGGAGATGAAACTGGTGATGCTCTCGGTGCTCGCGCATCCCATCAGCATCCTCGGTTTCACCGCCCTCGCCGCCCTGTGGCCCGACACCATGGCCAGCCTGAATAACCTCGGCCCCCACGGCTTCAGCGAGGTGCTGTACGCCTACACCTCGGGCACCGCCAACAACGGTTCGGCGTTCGCCGGGCTGAACGCCAACACGCCGTTTTTCAACACCACCATTGGCCTTGCGATGTTGGTCGGGCGCTTCTTCACCATGCTGCCGATGCTCGCCGTAGCCGGTTCCCTGGCGATGAAAAAGACCGTGCCTGCCGGCGCCGGCACCATCCCCACCGCAACCCCGCTGTTCATGGTGCTGGTGGTGTTCGTGGTGTTGGTGGTGGGTGGCCTGACTTTCCTGCCGGCGCTTGCGCTCGGCCCGCTGGTGGAGCAACTGCAGTTGCTGTCCGGCCAGACGTACAACTAA
- the kdpC gene encoding K(+)-transporting ATPase subunit C: MTTQSIFKGLLRPVLVSAVFFMALTGLAYPIFTTFAAQLLFPFQAQGSLIERDGRVIGSALIGQDFTQPGYFHGRPSMTLGADPQDPSKSISQPYNAGASGASNLGPTSQKLLDQVATRVKAYRQDNGLAADAQVPVDAVTASASGLDPHISVANARIQLARVARLRQIPEADVLQLVNENTAARTFGLLGEPRVNVLQLNLALDARLPLRQSPIAASE, translated from the coding sequence ATGACGACTCAATCGATATTCAAAGGGCTGTTGCGCCCGGTGCTGGTTTCGGCGGTGTTTTTCATGGCGCTGACCGGCCTCGCCTACCCGATCTTTACCACCTTCGCCGCGCAGTTGCTGTTCCCGTTTCAGGCCCAGGGTTCGCTGATTGAACGCGACGGGCGGGTGATCGGTTCGGCATTGATCGGCCAGGATTTCACCCAGCCCGGGTATTTCCACGGCCGCCCGAGCATGACCCTCGGCGCCGACCCGCAAGACCCGAGCAAAAGCATCTCGCAGCCCTACAACGCAGGCGCAAGCGGCGCCAGCAACCTGGGGCCCACCAGCCAGAAACTGCTGGACCAGGTCGCAACCCGGGTTAAAGCGTATCGCCAGGACAACGGCCTCGCCGCCGACGCCCAGGTGCCGGTGGACGCTGTCACCGCTTCCGCCTCCGGCCTGGACCCGCATATCTCGGTGGCCAACGCGCGCATCCAACTGGCCCGGGTTGCCCGCCTGCGGCAGATCCCGGAAGCCGACGTGCTGCAACTGGTGAACGAAAACACCGCTGCCCGCACCTTCGGTTTGCTCGGCGAACCGCGAGTCAATGTGCTGCAACTCAACCTTGCGCTGGACGCCCGCCTGCCCCTGCGTCAGTCCCCTATTGCGGCCAGTGAGTAA